The proteins below come from a single Mugil cephalus isolate CIBA_MC_2020 chromosome 7, CIBA_Mcephalus_1.1, whole genome shotgun sequence genomic window:
- the LOC125011050 gene encoding T cell receptor alpha chain MC.7.G5-like isoform X2: MACCAAVVQCVNAAGSKITFGAGIRLIVKTRQDYEPSYYALGNGTTEVCLATGFSRYKATHDHPSYGTDFFNKTSAVLISSDSLYNQVIFTNDDDYTLCEGKSDHEKCVDALDSDPTVNLVSLTILGLRVIFLKTIIFNVLMTLRLWIS; encoded by the exons ATGGCTTGTTGTGCTGCAGTCGTTCAGTGTGTGAACGCTGCTGGATCTAAAATCACCTTCGGAGCCGGAATCCGTTTAATCGTTAAAACAA gacAAGACTATGAACCGTCCTACTACGCTCTGGGAAATGGTACCACCGAGGTGTGCCTGGCCACCGGCTTCAGCAGATATAAAGCAACACATGATCACCCATCATATGGGACGGACTTTTTCAATAAGACCAGCGCCGTGTTAATTTCTTCAGACTCCCTGTACAACCAGGTCATCTTCACAAACGATGACGATTACACCTTGTGTGAAG GTAAGAGTGATCATGAGAAATGTGTGGACGCTTTGGATTCAG atCCGACTGTGAACCTCGTGTCTTTGACCATCCTCGGCCTCCGCGTGATCTTCCTCAAGACCATCATCTTCAACGTCCTGATGACTCTGCGGCTGTGGATCAGTTAA
- the LOC125011050 gene encoding M1-specific T cell receptor alpha chain-like isoform X1 gives MDLVTVTTGLSSHSSGYCHCFSSCVNNNDFKVTFGPGTRLSVFMRQDYEPSYYALGNGTTEVCLATGFSRYKATHDHPSYGTDFFNKTSAVLISSDSLYNQVIFTNDDDYTLCEGKSDHEKCVDALDSDPTVNLVSLTILGLRVIFLKTIIFNVLMTLRLWIS, from the exons ATGGACCTAGTTACAGTGACGACTGGACTCAGTTCACACTCCTCTGGTTATTGCCACTGCTTTAGTTCATGTGTGAATAACAACGACTTCAAAGTCACGTTTGGACCTGGAACCAGACTCAGTGTCTTTATGA gacAAGACTATGAACCGTCCTACTACGCTCTGGGAAATGGTACCACCGAGGTGTGCCTGGCCACCGGCTTCAGCAGATATAAAGCAACACATGATCACCCATCATATGGGACGGACTTTTTCAATAAGACCAGCGCCGTGTTAATTTCTTCAGACTCCCTGTACAACCAGGTCATCTTCACAAACGATGACGATTACACCTTGTGTGAAG GTAAGAGTGATCATGAGAAATGTGTGGACGCTTTGGATTCAG atCCGACTGTGAACCTCGTGTCTTTGACCATCCTCGGCCTCCGCGTGATCTTCCTCAAGACCATCATCTTCAACGTCCTGATGACTCTGCGGCTGTGGATCAGTTAA